One genomic window of Numida meleagris isolate 19003 breed g44 Domestic line chromosome 1, NumMel1.0, whole genome shotgun sequence includes the following:
- the NAP1L1 gene encoding nucleosome assembly protein 1-like 1 isoform X2, which produces MADIDNKEQSELDQQDMEDVEDVEEEETGEDANSKARQLTVQMMQNPQILAALQERLDGLVGTSTGYIESLPKVVKRRVNALKNLQVQCAQIEAKFYEEVHELERKYAALYQPLFDKRSEIINAIYEPTEEECEWKADAEEEISEMKEKAKLEEEKKDEEKEDPKGIPEFWLTVFKNVDLLSDMVQEHDEPILKHLKDIKVKFSEAGQPMSFTLEFHFEPNDYFTNEVLTKTYRMRSEPDDSDPFSFDGPEIMGCTGCQIDWKKGKNVTLKTIKKKQKHKGRGTVRTVTKTVSNDSFFNFFSPPEVPESGDLDDDAEAILAADFEIGHFLRERIVPRSVLYFTGEAIEDDDDDYDEEGEEADDEEGEEEADEENDPDFDPKKDQNPAECKQQ; this is translated from the exons ATGGCAGACATTGACAA CAAAGAACAGTCCGAACTTGATCAACAGGATATGGAAGATGTTGAAGatgtggaagaggaagaaactggTGAAGATGCCAACAGTAAAG cTCGGCAGTTGACTGTGCAGATGATGCAAAATCCTCAGATTCTTGCAGCTCTTCAGGAAAGACTTGATGGTCTGGTAGGAACATCCACAGGATATATAGAGAG CTTGCCTAAAGTCGTTAAAAGACGTGTGAATGCTCTCAAGAATCTTCAAGTTCAGTGTGCACAGATAGAAGCAAAGTTCTATGAGGAAGTTcatgaactggaaagaaaatatgcgGCCCTCTATCAGCCCTTATTTGACAAG CGAAGTGAAATCATCAATGCAATCTATGAACCTACAGAGGAAGAATGTGAATGGAAAGCAGATGCCgaagaagaaatttca gaaatgaaagagaaagccaagcttgaagaagaaaaaaaagatgaagaaaaagaagaccCTAAAGGAATTCCTGAATTTTGGCTGACAGTGTTCAAGAATGTGGACTTGCTCAGTGATATGGTTCAG GAACATGATGAACCCATCCTGAAACACTTAAAAGATATAAAAGTGAAATTCTCAGAAGCTGGACAGCCTATG AGTTTCACATTAGAATTTCACTTTGAACCAAATGACTACTTCACAAATGAAGTGTTGACAAAGACGTATAGAATGAGATCAGAGCCAGATGACTCTGATCCCTTTTCCTTTGATGGACCAGAAATCATGGGCTGTACAGG ctgccaaatagactggaaaaaaggaaaaaatgttactttgaaAACAATTAAGAAGAAGCAGAAACACAAGGGTCGTGGAACAGTTAGAACAGTGACAAAAACTGTTTCCAATGATTCCTTCTTCAACTTCTTTAGTCCCCCTGAAG TTCCTGAAAGTGGAGACCTG GATGATGATGCTGAGGCAATCCTTGCTGCAGACTTCGAAATAGGTCATTTCTTACGTGAACGTATAGTCCCCCGATCAGTATTGTACTTCACAGGAGAAGCTattgaagatgatgatgatgat taTGATGAAGAAGGTGAAGAGGCAGATGATGAG GAGGGGGAAGaagaagcagatgaagaaaatgatcCTGATTTTGACCCAAaa
- the NAP1L1 gene encoding nucleosome assembly protein 1-like 1 isoform X1, with protein MADIDNKEQSELDQQDMEDVEDVEEEETGEDANSKARQLTVQMMQNPQILAALQERLDGLVGTSTGYIESLPKVVKRRVNALKNLQVQCAQIEAKFYEEVHELERKYAALYQPLFDKRSEIINAIYEPTEEECEWKADAEEEISEEMKEKAKLEEEKKDEEKEDPKGIPEFWLTVFKNVDLLSDMVQEHDEPILKHLKDIKVKFSEAGQPMSFTLEFHFEPNDYFTNEVLTKTYRMRSEPDDSDPFSFDGPEIMGCTGCQIDWKKGKNVTLKTIKKKQKHKGRGTVRTVTKTVSNDSFFNFFSPPEVPESGDLDDDAEAILAADFEIGHFLRERIVPRSVLYFTGEAIEDDDDDYDEEGEEADDEEGEEEADEENDPDFDPKKDQNPAECKQQ; from the exons ATGGCAGACATTGACAA CAAAGAACAGTCCGAACTTGATCAACAGGATATGGAAGATGTTGAAGatgtggaagaggaagaaactggTGAAGATGCCAACAGTAAAG cTCGGCAGTTGACTGTGCAGATGATGCAAAATCCTCAGATTCTTGCAGCTCTTCAGGAAAGACTTGATGGTCTGGTAGGAACATCCACAGGATATATAGAGAG CTTGCCTAAAGTCGTTAAAAGACGTGTGAATGCTCTCAAGAATCTTCAAGTTCAGTGTGCACAGATAGAAGCAAAGTTCTATGAGGAAGTTcatgaactggaaagaaaatatgcgGCCCTCTATCAGCCCTTATTTGACAAG CGAAGTGAAATCATCAATGCAATCTATGAACCTACAGAGGAAGAATGTGAATGGAAAGCAGATGCCgaagaagaaatttca gaggaaatgaaagagaaagccaagcttgaagaagaaaaaaaagatgaagaaaaagaagaccCTAAAGGAATTCCTGAATTTTGGCTGACAGTGTTCAAGAATGTGGACTTGCTCAGTGATATGGTTCAG GAACATGATGAACCCATCCTGAAACACTTAAAAGATATAAAAGTGAAATTCTCAGAAGCTGGACAGCCTATG AGTTTCACATTAGAATTTCACTTTGAACCAAATGACTACTTCACAAATGAAGTGTTGACAAAGACGTATAGAATGAGATCAGAGCCAGATGACTCTGATCCCTTTTCCTTTGATGGACCAGAAATCATGGGCTGTACAGG ctgccaaatagactggaaaaaaggaaaaaatgttactttgaaAACAATTAAGAAGAAGCAGAAACACAAGGGTCGTGGAACAGTTAGAACAGTGACAAAAACTGTTTCCAATGATTCCTTCTTCAACTTCTTTAGTCCCCCTGAAG TTCCTGAAAGTGGAGACCTG GATGATGATGCTGAGGCAATCCTTGCTGCAGACTTCGAAATAGGTCATTTCTTACGTGAACGTATAGTCCCCCGATCAGTATTGTACTTCACAGGAGAAGCTattgaagatgatgatgatgat taTGATGAAGAAGGTGAAGAGGCAGATGATGAG GAGGGGGAAGaagaagcagatgaagaaaatgatcCTGATTTTGACCCAAaa